One genomic region from Tripterygium wilfordii isolate XIE 37 chromosome 20, ASM1340144v1, whole genome shotgun sequence encodes:
- the LOC119987289 gene encoding glycine-rich cell wall structural protein 1.8-like translates to MGTYKGGGAVLFVLLGLAICSAARTRTLLTYEEIAGHVPAVGYGGGGSGGGGGGGYGGVGEHGGGYGGGHGGGEGGGGGYGGAGGGHGGGGGSGGGGGGGAAGGYGGGGGEGGGAGYGAGGEHGGGYAGGGGGGSGGGHGGGYSGEHGAGYGGGGGEGGGAGYGGGGEHGAGYGGGGGSGGGGGGGTGGAAGGYGGGKGGGSGGGYGAGGEHGGGYGGGGGSGGGGGGGYGAGGAHGGGYGGGEGGGGGYGAGGAHGGGYGSGGGGGEGGGHGGYAP, encoded by the coding sequence ATGGGTACTTACAAAGGTGGTGGTGCAgttttgtttgtgttgttggGTTTAGCGATATGTTCAGCCGCTAGAACTAGAACCCTACTCACTTATGAAGAGATAGCCGGCCACGTTCCGGCAGTTGGGTATGGTGGTGGAGGGTCGGGTGGGGGAGGTGGAGGAGGGTATGGAGGTGTAGGAGAACATGGTGGTGGGTATGGAGGTGGTCATGGTGGTGGAGAAGGTGGGGGTGGTGGGTATGGAGGTGCTGGTGGTGGAcatggtggaggtggaggcagtggtggtggaggtggaggtggtgcTGCAGGAGGATATGGGGGCGGTGGTGGAGAAGGTGGTGGAGCTGGGTATGGTGCTGGAGGAGAACATGGTGGTGGGTAtgctggtggtggaggtggtggaagTGGCGGTGGACATGGTGGTGGTTATTCTGGTGAGCATGGGGCTggttatggtggtggtggtggtgaaggtGGTGGAGCAGGATATGGaggtggtggagaacatggggCGGGATATGGGGGTGGAGgtggtagtggtggtggtggtggtggtggtactGGGGGTGCTGCTGGTGGATATGGAGGTGGCAAAGGTGGTGGATCTGGCGGTGGGTATGGTGCTGGTGGAGAACATGGTGGTGGgtatggaggaggtggaggaagtggtggtggaggagggggAGGATATGGTGCTGGTGGAGCACACGGAGGTGGATATGGAGGAGGTGAAGGTGGCGGGGGAGGATATGGAGCTGGAGGCGCACATGGGGGTGGCTATGGAAGTGGTGGAGGCGGCGGTGAGGGAGGTGGCCATGGTGGCTATGCTCCTTGA
- the LOC119987447 gene encoding probable ADP-ribosylation factor GTPase-activating protein AGD8, with translation MASDNFTDKNAVFRKLKAKSENKMCFDCNAKNPTWASVTYGIFLCIDCSAAHRSLGVHISFVRSTNLDSWTPEQMKMMSYGGNNRAQVFFKQHGWNDGGKIEAKYTSRAADLYRQILSKEVAKSMVDEASLPSSPIASQSAQATNGFPDVKINEIPKESSLGRQETSEIAPSPKVYHTTTVSTIKKPLIAKKTGKSSGLGARKLTKKPSEDLYDQKPEEPVIPVASSINTSTVSSSFTSRFEYVDTIQPAELSNSGPQAISHVSPPKSSSFFADFGMESGFQKKASSNSLKVQETDEARKKFSNAKSISSAQFFGDQNKGADADAQMSLQKFSSSSAISSADLFGQNSEMSLDYAASDLINRLSFQAQQDLSSLKNIAGETGKKLSSLASNLMTDFQDRIM, from the exons ATGGCGTCCGACAATTTTACCGATAAGAACGCCGTCTTCAGAAAGCTTAAAGCCAAATCGGAAAACAAG ATGTGTTTCGATTGTAATGCGAAGAATCCGACATGGGCGTCTGTTACGTACGGGATCTTCCTGTGCATCGATTGCTCCGCCGCGCATCGAAGTCTCGGCGTGCACATCAGCTTTGTGAG GTCAACAAATTTGGACTCTTGGACTCCTGAGCAAATGAAAATGATGAGCTATGGGGGAAACAACCGTGCACAAGTTTTCTTTAAACAGCACGGATGGAATGATGGAGGAAAAATTGAGGCCAAGTATACATCAAGAGCTGCTGATTTATATAGGCAGATACTTTCGAAAGAAGTAGCTAAAAGCATGGTGGATGAGGCAAGTTTACCGTCATCACCCATTGCTTCTCAGTCTGCTCAAGCAACTAATGGATTTCCTGATGTAAAGATTAATGAGATTCCTAAAGAGAGTTCCTTAGGGAGGCAAGAAACATCTGAAATTGCACCTTCGCCTAAAGTTTATCATACGACAACTGTCAGTACTATCAAGAAACCACTTATTGCAAAGAAAACTGGGAAGTCCAGTGGATTGGGTGCTCGAAAGCTTACCAAAAAG CCAAGTGAAGATCTTTATGATCAAAAGCCTGAAGAACCAGTGATTCCTGTTGCTTCTTCAATTAACACTTCAACTGTTAGCTCTTCTTTTACATCTCGCTTTGAGTATGTCGATACCATCCAACCTGCTGAGTTGAGTAATTCTGGCCCACAAGCAATTAGCCATGTATCTCCACCAAAGTCTTCAAGCTTCTTTGCCGACTTTGGAATGGAAAGTGGCTTCCAGAAGAAAGCAAGCTCAAATTCCCTGAAAGTGCAA GAAACTGATGAGGCACGAAAgaagttctcaaatgcaaaatcTATTTCATCCGCCCAATTTTTTGGGGATCAGAACAAAGGTGCTGACGCCGATGCACAAATgtctttgcagaagttctca AGTTCCTCAGCGATTTCTAGTGCTGATCTTTTTGGTCAAAACTCTGAAATGTCTCTTGATTATGCTGCGAGTGACCTTATTAACCGTCTCTCATTCCAG GCGCAACAGGATCTCTCTTCCCTGAAGAACATTGCCGGAGAGACAGGGAAGAAGCTTAGCTCATTGGCATCGAATTTAATGACTGATTTTCAGGACAGAATCATGTGA